The following is a genomic window from Malus sylvestris chromosome 12, drMalSylv7.2, whole genome shotgun sequence.
CACCAGCTTGTCGATTTGCTGCCCATcccgaaggaagaagaaagtagGAGTGGCTTTGATGTCCCATGAAGTGCTGAAGTCCTGCACCATACAAAACCAAAGCATCAATCGACTGGAAACCTCACAAATTGTTTCGCGTGATtataattttatggtggaatcccGGATACATTCATGAGTAATTTGATTACCAGGCCAGAGTTGCAGATGCAAGGTAAAATTTCCTGTCCCCTAACTTGCATGCAATAGCACTAATACAATTACTGATTACATTAACATTACTCATTACCCATTACGACTTACAGTCAATTCATCAACATCGACCACAAGGAACATTAGAGAAGTGTATTGCTCGGATAACTCGCGGTATAGCGGTGCAATTATTTTGCAAGGACCACACCATGTTGCACTGAAGTTTGCAATCACCTGTTGGACATAACAATTTCAATTAGATAAGGAGCTATAAAGAAAGCTAAAAAAAGCCATTGAAACTAAACTTGCCTACTGCATATAAACTAATATGGACGCAAACCAGATTCAAAAGATGATGAACGCGAAGACAACATCCAACATAACCTGAATTTCGAGCAATATGTAACCATATAATGCATAACAATGGGCTCCATtggaaatgtttttttattgactaaaagcgtttttggggaaaatgtttttgggttcgaAATGCACTTGCAGTTTTCCAGGATTCCCTtggatttttactaaggattggtcctaaaaacattttcaacaaAAGTGCTGTcagccattttaaaagcacttccaaacgagctcaATATCATTGACCTACGATGAATGTCTACTTGGAGACAAGCTGCGGAGAGAACTTGTCCACTGACGCATTTATATCGACACATTCTTAATAAATGATCAACTACTACTATAGACAAGACTACAGCACTATTTTAGAAGTAAATCAGCCAAATTTTTCAAATACAATGTTAATGGAATGAGATACCTCACAAACTGGGAGTACATAGTCTCATACACAAAGCAATCTTCTAAAGTTTTTTAGAGGCTGCTATAGAGGAACCGGGATTCCAGCACCCCCGATTGTACTCCCCCAGTCAAATTAAGATGAAACAAGTTCCTGTATACTGGCATCTTTTCATCAGAGAATGACGCCAATCCTTGAGAGGGTTTTCTGAATAAAACTTTAAAGCAAATGGTCTCTTATTATAAATTGGAAGGCTGGAACTAGTCTTTTGCTATTTCGCTCGTGGTGTCATTTAAATTCTTTGCTATCTTTTCTTGGTCAACAAAGTTTAAATTTGACAGTAGATTAAAGAATCTATAGAGATTTGATAAGAATACTGTTCTTccctattttatttctttgacACGTGCAACTTTGTGTAGGATCCCACCCAAGATCATGGGATTTGTATCTTTGTTTCGTCACTAAGCCCAAAAGTCTTAACGATTACCAGATTTTAAATGTTACTTGTTACCAATAGCAACATACTGAATTAGGTTCAACCGAAATACATCAAAAATTTGACAACTTAGTAATATCTATTCAACACAAATGAGAAGAAAACGAGTGTTTAAACTTACAACTTTGCCATCCTTTTTTGCTTCTTCCATCTTTTGATCCCAAGCTTCAGTAGTGGTGATGAGGTGCACATTCCCACCAGTAAACTCAATTTTATCTTCATAATCGTCTTCTTTAGTTTTACCCTACAAGTATCATGAAAGTTATAACTTGGCAgattacaagaaaaaaaaaaaaagcaagccAAATACATGCAGGTGGACTACAAGAAATTTGAACGTTATCAACAAAACACTCAACTATCGAGAAGATCAATCAGGCGGTGATAAATTTGTTCTTGGCAGGCTGCGGATATTAAATATTATAGGCTAAACGTAGAGGGAAGAATATAGACTTCTACCGCATGCATCACAGACATAGAAATTGAGTTATTGCACACTGCTTATCTATCAACTTCATAAGCTTGAACGGGCGATGCGGACTTGTCCTAATCTGGCTAGGAAGATATTCTATTACAGCATTCAATACCATAGACCGGCCAAATCTCAAGCCATTcttaagaaaaaagagaaataaaacggAAGATAGAAAGAAAAACTAACCTTGCTCGCGCAAGATCCCATCTTGATGTCCAACACCAAACTAGTTACAGAGCACACCCGATAAGCCTAAACACCACCAATTTAATTAGGACAAGTGCAAAATGAATGCCATAATCTTCGTTGGCAAAGAAGAACGTCGAAAGATAACATATGACAGATAGATTGTTGGAAATAATCAATTTCATTAACACAAAGGGTGTAGTatttccattcattcaattagtCCGAGAGCATCGACAAatacgttttaatcattttaacaAGCATTATTCAAGTGATTATGCTCAAGTAAAGAACGCCACCGCACTGAATCACAGTTGAAATATCAATAGCAAGGGCAAGTATCAAAATTTAaatacctaaaaaaaaaattaaaaaaagccAAAATCGGAACATTTATCAATATAAATTCATACCCAGAATCCAATATTCTGAAATTCGAAgggaaaacacaaattaaaaacaaaatttgcaacacataaaagaaaaaataatcaaTTTCATCGCTAATAAACATCTTATTATGCATTGGCTTGCAAGAATTAATACCGTTCTAAATTGAGAAATGCGAATAATAATTTGatttatatacatacacacaaatACATGTATATGAATATGAAAATATGCTCAGAAATTACCTTCAGAATATGATCGAATTGCTGAAAATTGTGATACGAATCGAGCGGTCTgtaatttgagagagagagagagagagagagagagagagagagagcaaaacGTCTGCGTTTTCAGGATGGGGAAAATCCAAAACCCGCGTCGTTGTTGCAGGGAGAAAAACTgtagaaggagaagaagaggaagaagctAATCTGAGAGGGTAACAGTAAACAGAGGAGCGTCGTGTTTTTCAACTTTTCCGTCGTCGTTAACTTGGttagttaattagttaattCCGTTTTCCCATAAGTTTTGACACCTTTAATTATGGagtcttatttatttgtttttaaattatttaattccGTTCTCATCATTTTGGGGATCTCCagttttttgataaaaata
Proteins encoded in this region:
- the LOC126593605 gene encoding thioredoxin H9-like, yielding MGSCASKGKTKEDDYEDKIEFTGGNVHLITTTEAWDQKMEEAKKDGKVVIANFSATWCGPCKIIAPLYRELSEQYTSLMFLVVDVDELTDFSTSWDIKATPTFFFLRDGQQIDKLVGANKPELQKKIVSVVESIETCEK